The proteins below come from a single Paraburkholderia flagellata genomic window:
- a CDS encoding sodium:solute symporter family protein gives MNVALIIIVMFAIFALAVGLYARRGKTLSLEQWAVGGRGFGALLTFLLMAGEAFSTFSFLGASGWTYSKGVPAFYILSYGCLAYLIGYWMLPAIWRYAKERNLVSFADYFASKYESRAVGVLVSLVAVFAMVSLLIIQLRGLGIIVSEMSYGQISQNTAIWMSALLMVVYMSVSGIHGSASIAIFKDVLILALAVFLGTYLPLHYFGGFGEMFARIDAVHPELLRMPEHGLNLSWYNSTLLLTSLGYYLYPHGFTAVYVARDASALRKNTVLMPLYQVLIAFLFLVGFAAVLTVHGLEGAQTDLALLRLVKQTFPAWFVGIVGGAGLLTALVPGSLIMLNASTTIARNIYREGFAPHASDKEVARVARVALPVFTLVVVYFVLRGGATFVALAIFASSLLTQLVPMLASSFLKRPFGTREAAFGGIFAGGIVLAATNWGGVTLASLFPHASVAFTSINTGLVALAANGAVFVAISAIQRTLGTRISGSVESA, from the coding sequence GTGAACGTGGCCCTGATCATCATCGTCATGTTTGCGATCTTCGCGCTGGCAGTCGGCCTGTATGCGCGCCGCGGCAAAACACTGAGCCTCGAACAATGGGCCGTTGGAGGGCGCGGCTTTGGCGCGCTGCTCACTTTCCTGCTGATGGCGGGGGAGGCGTTTTCGACCTTCTCATTTCTCGGCGCAAGCGGCTGGACCTACAGCAAGGGCGTACCCGCGTTCTATATCCTTTCCTATGGCTGCCTCGCGTATCTCATCGGCTACTGGATGCTGCCCGCCATTTGGCGCTACGCGAAAGAGCGCAATCTCGTTTCGTTCGCGGACTATTTCGCTTCGAAGTACGAGAGCCGCGCAGTGGGCGTGCTCGTCTCGCTGGTGGCTGTCTTCGCGATGGTGTCGTTATTGATCATCCAGTTGAGAGGGCTCGGCATTATCGTTTCCGAAATGTCGTATGGGCAGATTTCACAGAACACGGCGATCTGGATGAGTGCGCTGTTGATGGTGGTCTATATGTCCGTTTCGGGCATTCATGGTTCGGCGAGCATTGCCATCTTCAAGGACGTGCTGATCCTCGCGCTCGCCGTCTTTCTCGGCACGTACCTGCCGCTCCATTACTTCGGCGGCTTTGGCGAGATGTTCGCGCGCATCGATGCGGTGCATCCCGAACTGCTTCGCATGCCTGAACATGGTCTCAACCTGAGCTGGTACAACTCCACGTTGCTACTCACTTCGCTTGGCTATTATCTGTATCCGCACGGCTTCACCGCGGTGTATGTGGCGCGCGATGCGTCCGCGCTGCGCAAGAACACCGTGCTGATGCCGCTTTATCAGGTGCTTATTGCATTTCTGTTTCTCGTCGGCTTTGCGGCCGTGCTGACCGTGCACGGGCTCGAAGGCGCGCAAACCGATCTCGCGCTGCTGCGGCTCGTCAAGCAGACTTTCCCTGCGTGGTTCGTCGGCATCGTCGGCGGGGCAGGGTTGCTTACCGCGCTGGTGCCGGGCTCGCTGATCATGCTCAACGCGTCGACGACGATTGCGCGCAACATCTATCGCGAAGGTTTCGCACCGCATGCAAGCGACAAGGAAGTGGCGCGCGTAGCCCGTGTCGCGCTGCCTGTCTTTACGCTCGTCGTCGTCTACTTCGTGCTGCGTGGCGGCGCGACGTTCGTGGCGCTCGCGATCTTCGCTTCGAGCCTCCTGACGCAACTGGTGCCGATGCTCGCGTCGAGCTTTCTCAAGCGGCCGTTCGGTACGCGCGAAGCGGCGTTTGGTGGCATCTTCGCAGGTGGAATCGTACTTGCAGCGACGAACTGGGGCGGCGTGACGCTCGCCTCGCTTTTCCCGCACGCGAGCGTCGCGTTCACTTCGATCAATACCGGCCTCGTTGCGCTGGCCGCCAATGGCGCGGTCTTCGTCGCGATCAGCGCGATTCAGCGCACACTGGGCACCCGTATTTCTGGCTCCGTAGAATCGGCATGA
- a CDS encoding LysR family transcriptional regulator, with product MKRDAKARTPLFDLDLLKAIVMVADSGTFTAASARLHSTQSTVSQKVRRLEEMAGHKLLERGSRDVTPTDAGETLLAYARRMLALNDEMIEALSGATVGLTVRLGVPEDFVGGPTTHALAAFNRKHPQVKLEVTSGLSRDLASSYDRGDLDLILVKQRRNSREVIASWPEQLRWIDSARNPSFQLDPIPLVAFPPRGLYRDDMTNAIEGIGRRWRISFISSSLSGIQAAVADGLGVSLLPARAVTADHAVLTPKSGLPAIETMDIALLHRPTADAVVKELARALCRMLGPQRQ from the coding sequence ATGAAACGCGACGCCAAAGCACGTACACCGCTATTCGATCTGGACCTGCTGAAAGCCATCGTCATGGTTGCCGACTCCGGCACCTTCACCGCGGCTTCCGCGCGGCTTCACTCCACGCAGTCCACCGTGAGCCAGAAAGTGCGTCGCCTCGAGGAGATGGCGGGACATAAGCTGCTCGAGCGCGGAAGCCGCGACGTGACGCCGACCGACGCAGGCGAGACGCTGCTCGCCTACGCACGGCGCATGCTCGCGCTCAACGACGAAATGATCGAAGCGCTCTCGGGCGCGACGGTGGGGTTGACGGTGCGCCTCGGCGTGCCGGAGGACTTCGTCGGCGGCCCGACGACCCACGCGCTCGCCGCATTCAACCGCAAGCATCCGCAGGTCAAGCTCGAAGTGACGAGCGGGTTGAGCCGCGATCTCGCGAGCAGCTACGATCGCGGCGATCTCGATCTCATCCTTGTCAAGCAGCGGCGCAACAGCCGCGAGGTCATTGCGAGTTGGCCCGAGCAGTTGCGATGGATCGACAGTGCAAGAAACCCCTCCTTCCAGCTCGATCCCATCCCGCTCGTCGCCTTTCCGCCTCGTGGCCTGTACCGCGACGACATGACCAACGCCATCGAAGGGATCGGACGGCGCTGGCGCATCAGCTTCATCAGTTCGAGCCTGAGCGGAATCCAGGCGGCCGTTGCCGATGGTCTTGGCGTCAGTCTGCTGCCCGCACGCGCGGTCACGGCGGATCATGCTGTGCTGACGCCGAAAAGCGGGCTGCCCGCGATCGAAACGATGGATATCGCGTTGCTGCATCGCCCGACCGCCGACGCCGTGGTCAAGGAACTCGCGCGCGCGTTGTGCCGTATGCTCGGCCCTCAGCGTCAGTGA
- a CDS encoding amidohydrolase family protein, whose product MNDRQDVQDVDVLIEHGCVITLDATRRVIDDGAVAVKGERIVEVGETHALAQRYRAARRIDARRKAVLPGLIDAHAHAGHAMLRTLGGANGEAWTAACEAIYTCASDEAFWELESHLAALERLKAGVTTGVSLLGGGDSIMRVDDPVYARRHCDAVVRTGTRSIVAVGPSRPPEPRAYTRHSASGSETRNVDFAQMHDVCKAIIDDCHGDAGGRIEIALALPVYAPEHDPAAAAYERDYRREAARYAALAGERGLRLTQDGHRAGTLDFAHRELGLLSKKSFMSHAIDLRPADIEACVATGASIVHNPSAIMSIIGRCPVPELIDAGVTVAIGSDGAAPDRGYDMFRHMWQCMHYHRRHFRDPDVLPHGKVLEMVTIDAARALSIDDELGSLEAGKLADIILVDLFKPHMMPMHMPVYRVTCFANAGDVCMTMVGGKILMEDYRVRSVVESDILERAHEAAEQALERAGLRHLLDAPPTLWGRSHY is encoded by the coding sequence ATGAATGACCGGCAGGACGTTCAGGACGTCGACGTGCTGATCGAGCACGGTTGCGTGATCACGCTCGACGCCACGCGCCGCGTGATCGACGATGGCGCCGTAGCCGTGAAGGGCGAGCGCATCGTCGAGGTTGGCGAGACGCATGCGCTTGCGCAGCGGTATCGTGCGGCGCGCCGGATCGACGCGCGCCGCAAGGCCGTGCTGCCGGGGCTGATCGATGCGCATGCCCATGCGGGGCATGCCATGCTCAGGACGCTCGGCGGCGCGAACGGCGAGGCGTGGACGGCGGCGTGCGAGGCGATCTATACATGCGCATCCGACGAAGCGTTCTGGGAGCTGGAGTCGCATCTCGCCGCGCTGGAGCGCCTCAAGGCGGGTGTGACGACAGGCGTGTCGCTGCTTGGCGGCGGCGACTCGATCATGCGCGTGGACGACCCTGTCTATGCGCGGCGTCATTGCGACGCCGTAGTCAGGACAGGCACGCGTTCGATTGTGGCCGTGGGTCCGTCGCGTCCGCCCGAACCACGGGCATACACTCGCCACAGTGCGAGCGGCAGCGAAACGCGCAACGTCGATTTCGCCCAAATGCACGACGTCTGCAAAGCCATCATCGACGACTGTCACGGCGATGCCGGCGGCCGTATCGAGATCGCCCTGGCGCTGCCGGTCTATGCACCGGAACACGACCCGGCGGCTGCGGCCTACGAACGCGACTATCGGCGCGAGGCTGCGCGATACGCTGCGTTGGCCGGCGAACGCGGCTTACGGTTGACGCAGGACGGGCATCGCGCAGGCACGCTGGATTTCGCGCATCGTGAGTTGGGACTACTGAGCAAAAAATCTTTCATGTCGCATGCCATCGATCTTCGCCCCGCGGACATCGAGGCGTGCGTCGCGACGGGGGCTTCGATCGTTCACAACCCGAGCGCGATCATGTCGATCATCGGCCGTTGCCCCGTGCCGGAACTCATCGATGCGGGCGTCACGGTGGCAATCGGCTCGGACGGCGCGGCTCCCGACCGGGGCTACGACATGTTCCGCCATATGTGGCAGTGCATGCATTACCATCGCCGTCACTTTCGGGACCCGGATGTGCTGCCGCACGGCAAGGTGCTCGAGATGGTCACGATCGACGCAGCCAGGGCACTGTCGATTGACGACGAACTCGGCTCGCTTGAAGCGGGCAAGCTCGCCGACATCATCCTTGTCGACCTGTTCAAGCCGCATATGATGCCGATGCATATGCCTGTCTATCGCGTCACATGCTTCGCCAATGCGGGCGACGTCTGCATGACGATGGTGGGCGGCAAGATTCTGATGGAGGATTATCGCGTGCGCTCAGTCGTTGAGAGCGACATCCTCGAACGTGCACACGAAGCAGCGGAGCAGGCGTTGGAGCGGGCGGGTCTGCGTCATCTGCTGGACGCGCCGCCCACGCTGTGGGGCCGTAGCCATTACTGA
- a CDS encoding MFS transporter: MIGTIFNYLARSSLAVAAPTLTETLHMTTQQYSYVVTAFQACYALAQPVAGFVLDSVGIKIGFAIFAFGWAIANMLHGLAGSWPALAAFRGMLGMTEAAIFPAGMKAISAWFPAKERSVATGWLNTGTSIGAMLAPPLVVWCILKFNWQFAFVVTGGGALIWVALWLVFFKMPAEHPRLSTEEAEYIREGQTEAQKSTAGRRASFKEVLKTRRFWGIGIPRMLAEPAWQTFGAWIPLYMVTVRHMNLKEIALFAWMPFLAADLGCLVGGYLAPLFIRWFGCSLITSRKLVITTGALLMVGPACVGLVASPYAAIALFCVGTFAHQTISGALFTLASDVFGQHEVATATGLSGMFGYLGATVFSLIVGAVASTIGYNPLFVCLMLFDIIGACVAWRLISNEQKDNALNPALQSSHKVKA, encoded by the coding sequence ATGATCGGCACCATCTTCAACTACCTCGCGCGCAGCTCGCTTGCGGTGGCCGCACCCACGCTGACTGAAACGCTTCACATGACCACGCAGCAGTACTCGTACGTGGTCACGGCCTTCCAGGCCTGCTATGCCCTCGCGCAGCCTGTCGCCGGTTTCGTGCTCGACTCCGTGGGCATCAAGATCGGCTTCGCTATCTTCGCGTTCGGCTGGGCCATCGCCAACATGCTGCACGGGCTCGCCGGCAGCTGGCCCGCGCTCGCGGCCTTCCGCGGCATGCTCGGCATGACCGAAGCTGCGATCTTCCCGGCCGGCATGAAGGCCATCAGCGCATGGTTCCCGGCCAAGGAGCGCTCGGTCGCGACCGGCTGGCTCAACACCGGCACATCGATTGGCGCGATGCTCGCTCCGCCGCTCGTCGTGTGGTGCATTCTCAAGTTCAACTGGCAGTTCGCGTTCGTGGTGACCGGCGGCGGCGCGCTGATCTGGGTGGCGCTGTGGCTCGTGTTCTTCAAGATGCCCGCCGAGCACCCGCGCCTGTCGACGGAAGAAGCCGAGTACATCCGCGAAGGCCAGACCGAAGCGCAGAAGTCGACGGCCGGGCGCCGCGCCTCGTTCAAGGAAGTGCTCAAGACGCGCCGCTTCTGGGGCATCGGCATTCCGCGCATGCTCGCTGAACCGGCATGGCAGACCTTCGGCGCGTGGATTCCGCTGTACATGGTCACCGTGCGCCACATGAACCTGAAGGAAATCGCGCTGTTCGCGTGGATGCCGTTCCTCGCCGCCGACCTCGGCTGCCTGGTGGGCGGCTACCTCGCGCCGCTCTTCATCCGCTGGTTCGGCTGCTCGCTCATCACCTCGCGCAAGCTCGTCATCACGACAGGCGCGCTGCTGATGGTCGGCCCCGCCTGCGTGGGCCTCGTTGCGAGCCCCTACGCCGCTATCGCCCTCTTCTGCGTCGGCACGTTCGCACACCAGACGATTTCGGGCGCGCTGTTCACGCTGGCTTCGGACGTGTTCGGCCAGCACGAAGTCGCCACGGCCACGGGTCTCTCGGGCATGTTCGGCTACCTCGGCGCGACGGTGTTCTCGCTCATCGTCGGCGCAGTGGCCAGCACGATCGGCTATAACCCGTTGTTCGTGTGCCTCATGCTGTTCGACATCATCGGCGCCTGCGTCGCATGGCGACTGATCTCGAACGAGCAGAAGGACAACGCGCTCAACCCCGCGCTCCAGTCCTCGCATAAAGTGAAGGCTTGA
- a CDS encoding DUF3311 domain-containing protein: MKLRYWLAALPFIGIYSGGTLAATTTFLFGLPFLLVWNLIWMVATAAILAIIYCLDTRDEAAHAGAGRGVEK, translated from the coding sequence ATGAAACTTCGCTATTGGCTGGCCGCATTGCCATTCATAGGCATTTATTCCGGCGGCACGCTCGCCGCCACCACGACATTCCTGTTCGGCTTGCCGTTTCTGCTCGTGTGGAATTTGATCTGGATGGTGGCAACGGCGGCCATTCTCGCGATCATCTATTGCCTTGATACGCGCGACGAGGCGGCGCACGCAGGCGCAGGCCGGGGAGTCGAAAAGTGA
- a CDS encoding amidohydrolase family protein encodes MTSSLHLSNVCLADGQRVSVALANGRIEAIGPHVAAQAGVPAVDGGAALLLPGFVEGHTHIDKSNWGRPWYRNEVGPLLTDRIGNEREWRKTSGHDAAAQSLALARAFVQAGTTRMRTHVDIDTDARLRYLEGVLATRQTLRDVLDMQIVAFPQSGMLIRPGTVELLDSALAAGADVLGALDPALIDGDPVASLNATFELAERHRKPIDIHLHEPGEIGAFTLKLLLDRVQALSMQGQVVVSHAFCLGALPDRERDALIDRIAQLRVALLTSAPPSRPVPPLKLCREKGVPVFGGNDGIRDTWSPYGVPDMLERAMLIGLRYDLRRDDDIAIAFDCVSDAAARGCGFSDYGLHVGARADLVVVEAESVAHAVVARPKRKLVVANGRIVVRDGELTI; translated from the coding sequence ATGACTTCCTCACTTCATCTCTCCAACGTCTGCCTGGCCGATGGCCAGCGCGTTTCCGTCGCGCTCGCCAACGGTCGGATCGAGGCAATCGGTCCACACGTCGCCGCACAAGCGGGCGTGCCGGCCGTGGACGGCGGCGCGGCCTTGCTGTTGCCGGGTTTCGTCGAAGGCCACACGCACATCGACAAGAGCAACTGGGGCCGCCCGTGGTATCGCAACGAGGTTGGGCCGCTGCTCACCGATCGCATCGGCAACGAGCGCGAATGGCGCAAGACATCGGGCCACGATGCCGCTGCGCAGTCGCTCGCGCTGGCGCGCGCATTCGTGCAGGCCGGCACGACGCGCATGCGGACCCATGTCGACATCGACACCGACGCGCGATTGCGTTATCTCGAAGGCGTGCTCGCCACGCGGCAGACCCTGCGCGATGTGCTGGACATGCAGATCGTCGCGTTTCCGCAGTCGGGCATGCTGATCCGGCCGGGTACGGTCGAACTGCTCGACAGCGCACTTGCGGCCGGCGCCGACGTGCTCGGCGCGCTCGACCCGGCGCTGATCGACGGCGATCCCGTGGCTTCGCTGAACGCCACGTTCGAACTGGCGGAGCGTCATCGCAAGCCGATCGACATTCATCTTCATGAGCCCGGCGAGATTGGGGCGTTCACGCTGAAACTGCTGCTCGATCGCGTGCAGGCGCTCAGCATGCAAGGGCAGGTTGTCGTGAGCCACGCATTTTGTCTGGGCGCGTTGCCGGACCGCGAACGCGACGCTTTGATCGACCGTATCGCGCAACTGCGCGTGGCGTTGCTCACGAGCGCGCCGCCCTCCCGGCCGGTTCCACCGCTCAAGCTCTGCCGCGAGAAGGGCGTTCCGGTGTTTGGCGGCAACGACGGCATTCGCGACACGTGGTCGCCGTATGGCGTGCCCGACATGCTCGAGCGCGCCATGTTGATCGGCCTGCGCTATGACTTGCGGCGCGACGACGATATTGCAATCGCGTTTGACTGCGTGAGCGATGCCGCCGCGCGTGGCTGCGGTTTCTCCGACTATGGCCTGCACGTGGGCGCGCGCGCGGACCTCGTAGTCGTGGAGGCGGAAAGCGTCGCGCATGCCGTTGTCGCGCGGCCAAAGCGCAAGCTCGTCGTCGCGAACGGGCGCATCGTCGTGCGCGACGGTGAGTTGACCATATGA
- a CDS encoding PAAR domain-containing protein — protein MRRAILKVGDKTTAGGTVLEGIECCKHHGTPITFIGAQIWCPQCNSTGRIGWMGPHRIATMMGKQQALENDICICKCDPPPVCLASQHDSFHVFTAEEVANYGKSRTASAAAEYGASVLQAGMVGRFGGNDDEAHEYDEDETSYPAPAASKPPPADCSYLDGTKERIDAPADFYRHTNTVRVSPGKQTTHDFPGGGASPATEYAATINGHPVSIFTPLSAPPEGSGLADEATLAKALEVVPPQQYEHLNSLAANSSPYSKDSYWQEKYNVPSFSSAATANIAEGINFYPWKGWTKIPQQYIDSTMLHESGHIWTDAHWNDNPALKQSWLDAMASDGRAPSKYALNNENEDFAESANMYWSSLDTPCEVEGRKRYPARYSYFDSNVK, from the coding sequence ATGAGGCGCGCGATTTTGAAAGTAGGCGATAAAACTACGGCGGGGGGAACGGTGCTGGAAGGCATCGAATGCTGCAAGCATCACGGCACGCCGATAACGTTTATCGGCGCGCAGATATGGTGTCCCCAATGCAACTCAACCGGACGCATTGGCTGGATGGGGCCGCACCGGATCGCAACAATGATGGGCAAGCAGCAGGCGCTGGAAAACGACATCTGCATTTGCAAATGCGACCCGCCGCCCGTATGCCTTGCGTCACAACATGATTCGTTCCATGTGTTCACTGCGGAAGAAGTGGCGAACTACGGCAAGAGTCGAACCGCGAGCGCCGCTGCGGAATATGGTGCGTCTGTCTTGCAAGCGGGAATGGTTGGGCGCTTTGGGGGGAATGACGATGAGGCCCATGAGTACGATGAGGATGAAACGTCCTATCCCGCACCCGCCGCAAGCAAACCGCCGCCTGCGGATTGCTCGTATCTGGACGGTACTAAAGAGCGAATTGATGCGCCGGCCGACTTCTACAGGCATACGAATACGGTGCGCGTCTCCCCAGGGAAACAGACAACACACGATTTCCCTGGCGGCGGCGCGAGCCCGGCAACTGAATATGCCGCAACTATTAATGGCCATCCAGTGAGTATCTTCACGCCACTGAGCGCGCCACCGGAAGGGTCTGGGTTGGCTGATGAGGCAACTTTAGCCAAGGCCCTTGAAGTAGTGCCGCCACAACAATATGAACACCTGAATTCGTTGGCAGCTAATTCCAGTCCGTACTCCAAGGACTCGTACTGGCAGGAGAAATATAACGTCCCGTCATTCTCTTCAGCGGCAACTGCAAACATTGCCGAAGGAATCAATTTCTATCCTTGGAAGGGGTGGACCAAAATTCCACAGCAGTACATCGATAGCACAATGCTCCATGAGTCAGGTCATATATGGACAGACGCGCACTGGAATGATAATCCGGCTCTGAAGCAAAGTTGGCTCGATGCAATGGCAAGTGACGGACGGGCACCTTCGAAATATGCCCTCAATAACGAAAATGAAGACTTTGCCGAATCAGCTAACATGTATTGGTCAAGCCTGGATACGCCTTGCGAAGTGGAGGGGCGAAAAAGATATCCCGCACGCTATAGCTATTTCGACTCGAACGTAAAATGA
- a CDS encoding NAD-dependent epimerase/dehydratase family protein, which produces MKKVALTGAAGQLGTVLRKGLLERGVNLRSAAGSKPLEPLVAGEDVMHGDLRDPAVVDRLLDGVDVLIHMAGTSVERPLPEIIENNLRGLVEVYEGMRRHGTKRILFASSNHAIGMYPVEEKLTLDCAFRPDGFYGLSKAWGESLARLYWDKHGIETVNVRIGSCLPKPTEFRQLSTWFGHEDLFHLVDRVINVDEIGFAVVWGVSNNTRSYWIQEGAHDDAKRLGYEPKQNSEDWAAEILAQKNPLDATAQRYQGGSFASFDFTPVEKRGKQS; this is translated from the coding sequence GTGAAGAAAGTTGCATTGACCGGCGCGGCCGGCCAGCTCGGCACCGTGTTGCGCAAGGGCCTGCTCGAACGCGGCGTGAACCTGCGTTCCGCGGCCGGCTCGAAGCCGCTTGAACCGCTCGTCGCGGGCGAAGACGTGATGCACGGCGACCTGCGCGACCCCGCCGTGGTCGACCGCCTGCTCGACGGCGTGGACGTGCTGATCCACATGGCCGGCACGAGCGTCGAGCGCCCGCTGCCCGAGATCATCGAAAACAACCTGCGCGGCCTCGTCGAAGTCTATGAAGGCATGCGCCGCCACGGCACGAAACGTATTCTGTTCGCAAGCTCGAATCACGCGATCGGCATGTACCCCGTGGAAGAGAAGCTCACGCTCGACTGCGCGTTTCGCCCGGACGGTTTCTATGGTCTTTCCAAGGCATGGGGCGAATCGCTCGCGCGCCTGTACTGGGACAAGCACGGCATCGAAACGGTGAACGTGCGCATTGGAAGCTGCCTGCCGAAGCCCACCGAGTTCCGTCAATTGAGCACCTGGTTCGGCCACGAGGACCTGTTCCATCTCGTCGATCGTGTGATCAACGTGGATGAGATCGGCTTTGCCGTGGTGTGGGGCGTGTCGAACAACACGCGCAGCTACTGGATTCAGGAAGGCGCGCACGACGACGCGAAGCGCCTGGGCTACGAGCCGAAGCAGAATTCGGAAGATTGGGCCGCTGAAATTCTGGCGCAGAAGAACCCGCTCGACGCCACGGCGCAGCGCTATCAGGGCGGCAGTTTCGCCAGCTTCGATTTCACGCCGGTGGAAAAGCGCGGCAAGCAGTCGTGA
- a CDS encoding amidohydrolase family protein: protein MIERLFTHAVDANGNPFNLAVSDGIIVAVGAERPEIGAAEVIDLHGHLVLPGFVDGHIHLDKSFVGDRWHPHRPAASLHERLAIEKQALADARPIAERADALIRQAASFGTIAMRCHVDVDATTGLTHLHAVMQAREKWRGIVDIELVAFPQAGVVSCPGTAELLDAAAREGAQVVGGIDPTALDGDAQRQLDIVFGIAEKRGVKIDIHLHEPDQLGIDQLHRIAARTKALGMQGRVAVSHAYALGDVARGVVDGVATALADAGVSIMTNAPGDRAFPPVLQLRAAGVRVFTGNDNIQDAWWPYGNGDMLQRAMLVGYRSGFYTDEELHVALDMATHSAAAVVGKSGYGLEVGNEATFVVVNAPNAAAAVAAAPADRAIVRRGQFWSDAAHAQ, encoded by the coding sequence ATGATCGAGCGCCTGTTCACCCATGCCGTTGATGCGAACGGCAACCCATTCAACCTCGCAGTGAGCGACGGAATCATCGTCGCCGTCGGCGCTGAGCGTCCCGAGATCGGCGCAGCCGAAGTCATCGATTTGCATGGACACCTGGTACTCCCAGGATTCGTCGACGGACACATTCACCTCGATAAAAGCTTCGTGGGCGACCGCTGGCACCCTCATCGCCCCGCAGCGAGCCTGCACGAACGCCTCGCGATCGAGAAACAGGCGCTAGCCGATGCGCGCCCCATCGCCGAGCGCGCCGATGCGCTGATCCGCCAGGCAGCGTCGTTCGGCACGATTGCGATGCGCTGCCACGTGGATGTCGACGCGACGACGGGGCTGACCCATCTGCATGCCGTCATGCAAGCGCGCGAAAAGTGGCGCGGCATCGTGGATATCGAACTCGTCGCGTTTCCGCAAGCGGGCGTCGTGTCGTGCCCCGGCACGGCGGAACTGCTGGACGCAGCGGCCCGCGAAGGCGCGCAGGTCGTGGGCGGCATCGATCCCACCGCGCTGGATGGCGATGCGCAGCGCCAGCTCGACATCGTGTTCGGCATTGCGGAAAAACGCGGCGTGAAAATCGATATCCATCTACACGAGCCGGATCAACTGGGCATCGACCAACTGCATCGCATTGCCGCGCGCACGAAGGCATTGGGCATGCAGGGTCGCGTCGCGGTGAGTCACGCCTATGCGTTGGGCGATGTCGCGCGAGGCGTAGTTGACGGCGTCGCCACGGCGCTCGCCGATGCCGGTGTGTCGATCATGACGAATGCGCCAGGCGACCGGGCGTTTCCGCCTGTACTCCAGCTGCGCGCGGCCGGTGTGCGCGTGTTCACCGGCAACGACAATATCCAGGACGCCTGGTGGCCTTATGGCAACGGCGACATGCTGCAGCGCGCGATGCTGGTGGGTTATCGTTCGGGCTTTTATACCGACGAGGAATTGCACGTCGCACTCGACATGGCGACGCACTCTGCGGCGGCCGTCGTGGGTAAAAGCGGGTATGGCCTCGAAGTCGGCAACGAGGCGACGTTCGTCGTCGTGAATGCGCCGAACGCCGCAGCCGCCGTTGCCGCTGCGCCCGCCGATCGAGCCATCGTCAGGCGCGGGCAATTCTGGAGCGACGCAGCGCACGCTCAGTAA